Part of the Bacillus sp. N1-1 genome, GTACTTAAAGCGTTTCGTGATCAAGATCCTGCTGGGGATGGTCAGACCATTCCTATGTCCTTTATTTTAAACGGAGGACAAGAGGACCCCGCCTTCTTATTCGGTTCGTTTGGTGTGGGGGACAATTGGGATCATACAGTCGTTACTAATGATAAAGAAGTTGTATACACGCCAACCACAGACGGATATAAAGAAGCTATTAACTATTTCCATGGTCTTTATCAGGAAGACTTAATTGACGTAGAGGCTTTTGAACAGGATTGGAACAACTATGTTGCCAAAGGTGGAAATGAACGCTACGGAGTATATTTCACCTGGGATAAAAACAACATTTCGGGTGAAAATTATGAGATGTTGCCTGCTCTAGAAGGTCCGGACGGTCATAAAAATGTAGCGGTAAGCAATGCGCTCGGTTTTGATCGATCGAGGATGGTCATTACTAGCGCTAATCAGAATTTAGAGTTAACAGCAAAATGGATTGATCAAATGTATGCTCCCCTTCAGTCTGTTCAAAACAATTGGGGTACGTATGGAGACAAAGAGAAACAAAATATATTCAAATATGATGAAGATGAAGACATGCTAAAGCATGTGGATCTGGAAGGAACAGCGCCTGTGGAATTACGGGAACAAACAGCGCTTGGTGGGCCGTTGGCCATTCTTGATAGTTACTTTGGTGAATTTACAACAATGCCAGATGATGCCGCCTGGAGACTGGATTTACTCCATGAGAATCTTGTACCATACATGAACGCAGATTATACGTATCCTAATGTATTCCTCCAATTAGAAGAGCTTGAAACAATTTCTAAAATTGAGGCAGATTTGTTCCCTTATGTAGAAAGAAAACGGTCAGAGTGGATTGTCAATGGAAAAGTGAACGAAGAATGGGATGCTCACTTAGAGGAAATGAAGCGTTTAGGTTTGCAGGAATGGATGGAAATCAAACAAAATGCTTTCGATGATTATATGGAATCACAGGAGGAGAAGTAATTGCCAACACAAGACTTGCTAACATATAGACCGCACTTACATTTTGCACCTAAAAAATATTGGGTGAATGATCCGAATGGGATGGTTTACTTTAAAGGTGAATATCATCTTTTTTATCAGCATAATCCGAACGATTGTATACATGGCCCCATGCACTGGGGTCATGCTGTAAGTAAAGATATGATCACTTGGGAACAGTTAGATATTGCCTTATATCCTGATGCGCTTGGAACGATATTTTCGGGAAGTGTAGTAGTAGACTGGAACAACACTTCTGGATTTTTTCCAGAAGAACCTGGCTTAGTAGCTATATTTACTCACCACTTACATGAGGGAGGGGAAGAACCTGTTCAAAGTCAAAGCCTAGCATTTAGCCACGACCAGGGGAGGACTTGGACAAAGTATCAACATAATCCCGTCCTTGTTGATCATGCCAAAATAGACTTTAGGG contains:
- a CDS encoding extracellular solute-binding protein; the encoded protein is MKKLKGALCGVVLGSLLLSGCSNEQSAAKDYELSDISFPVEEDVTLNFMTGSSPMAPEDPNDKLISQRLEEETGVHIEWDSYSGEAFVEKRNLAMSSGDFPDAIMNSGYSDYELLNLADDEAIVPVEDLIEDYMPNLQEVFEQAPEYKEMVTAPDGHIYSFPWIEELGTGKEKIQAVGGTGWINVKWLEELGLEMPQTTEELEEVLKAFRDQDPAGDGQTIPMSFILNGGQEDPAFLFGSFGVGDNWDHTVVTNDKEVVYTPTTDGYKEAINYFHGLYQEDLIDVEAFEQDWNNYVAKGGNERYGVYFTWDKNNISGENYEMLPALEGPDGHKNVAVSNALGFDRSRMVITSANQNLELTAKWIDQMYAPLQSVQNNWGTYGDKEKQNIFKYDEDEDMLKHVDLEGTAPVELREQTALGGPLAILDSYFGEFTTMPDDAAWRLDLLHENLVPYMNADYTYPNVFLQLEELETISKIEADLFPYVERKRSEWIVNGKVNEEWDAHLEEMKRLGLQEWMEIKQNAFDDYMESQEEK